ACTCACAGAACCTCAAGTGACTGAACCAATCCTAGGGTGGATGGAATGTTCCCTTGGAATTTGTTTCCATCAAACAATCTGTCAATTTAAAACTATAAAGAATCCAAATCATAGGAGAAGATGAGAAGGTGAATACTTAGTTTCGTGACTTACAAGTGTATTAATGACATATCTGAGCTAAAAAGTTGTTCTGGGATTTGGCCCGAAAGCTGGTTTTTGTTAAAATGGCTGCAAAGTGATGTTGAATCAGAATTCTCGAAAGGAACAGAAACAAATGAGACCGAGTTTCGTGACTTTAGCTTCACTTACAAGTGCTTCGCCTTTTTAAGGAGGTCAAGTCCCAGAGTTTTATTTGATGAGACAGGCAATGGTCCTTTCAACTGATTTTCAGCAAGATCCAGCCAATATAGCTTGGAGAGTTTACCCAAGGATGGCGGTATCTCTCCCGTTAAATTATTCGTATTAAGTGCCCTGAAAATGCAATTATTATACGCTCCAACAGAAAAACAAAGACAATGCCTTTTTGAATTCATCTGCAAATATGATTACTCAGACGTTCTTACAGAAAAGTGAGGTCGGAAAGATTTCCCAGTTCACTTGGTATGGTGTTTGTAAAGCTACATCCAGCGAGAATTCtgaagaaaatatttgcaaataATAAAACCaatgttgattgcaacattgcAAAAGATTGAAGAATTATTGTGGATCTTCAATGGTTTGAGGTTTTTGATCTTACAATATGGTCAATTTTTGCAGATCTCCTAGCTGTGGAGAGAGAGGACCTGTGAGGCCAGGGTTGAATGACAAATCCCTGAAATCAATAACTTCAATTCTAAGGTTAAAGGTCGATATTTAGACTGAACGGTGCGCCGCTAATCTCTTGGCTATTCGGCTGTCTAATGAAAAATTTCAGAGTTCTATGTGATAGGAGCAGAACTTACAAGGAAATGAGTTCAGTGAGGCCTCCGATGTCTCCGCTCATTTTACCAGTTAGTCCCATAGTTGATAAACCCCTGAAAATTTTGTTCACTTCATATTTAATGAACTGAAAAGATCATTGAATGCAAGACATCAGGAAACAAATCTTGAGAAAATTGTGAGTTCTATGACATTATTATACTTACAGAGAAGTTACTCTTGAGTTGTTACATGAAACTCCCTCCCAAGATACACAAGGATCATCTGACTTATCCCAACTCGGTGGTGTGTTCCCCCACTGATCTTTTAGCGATCGAAGTACGGCAGCTGCACATCCATTTTCAAATTACTAGGCACCAACATGAACTATAAATGTTTTACTGCAAACATTTCAACTTGTCCCTTTATGGATCTAACGTTAGCAAACTGAAAGAGCGATTCCAAACACAAAAAGTATATGTTTCTTGGTAAACTCCAGCATGGTTACTATCTAATCTGACTCTCTAGTGGAATTCACTTTTTGTTTTCTATTCTCTTCTCTTGAACTTCTTACTTACACAGTTTTACAAAATAAACATTCCCTTCCTAATAGGTCCACAGTACTTAATGATAAATCTTCATGGATAGAACATGGAAGATCATGAAGCAAACAGAAAGTCACACAACTACAAGGACCACTAGATTTGTTCATGTCGAAATAGTTTCCCTAACTTCCAAAGAGCTTCACTATCATATTTAGTCTGAGTTTCTAACAACAAACATGCTCTTATGCAAGAATCAGTACGCACACAAGAATAAGCTAAAACAACATGTGGCAGAAAAGAACTTAATTTTACCATCTTGCGGATTTGTTGCGGAATAGATGGCACTAAGAAATGTTGAGAAAATCAGCAGATGATAGGAAAAGAGCAGCAGCATGGCCTTCATTACAGGAGCAACTAAACTTCCCCTTAAATTATATAACAGTAATGTATTATGCTACCTTGAAACTCTATAACAGCATGCTCGTATAAACGGAGAAAGATTAATTAAAAGAACATTGAATATAGTTTAGAGTATGTGTGTTTGAGTAGAATGCAGAAATCTTGAAATTGAAGTGAAATAAAAACAGAAAGAAGGTGGGTAGGAGCGGTGAGAACAGAGAAAAAAAGTTGAAACTAATTCTATTTGGTGTTTCAAATGATTGTACATTGTCTTAGAAGCCAAGCCATTTCCACTAATAGTGCTGCTGACAATAAAATCAACTATTTTACGCAAATATTCTTTTGTGATCGAATTTTTACTCTCATATAAAATATTTGAGATATAAATAAATGAAtggataaataaaatatatctatTTGAAAAGCTTTGTTTATTGTTTAGCCCAAATTACGACAAAAATATAGGACGAAGAGTAGGTAtctcgtgagacggtcttatgaATCTTTctctgagacgggtcaatcctattgatatttacaataaaaagtaatatttttaacataaaaagtaatatttttttacggataacccaaataagatacttgtatcacaaaatacgacccgtgaaactgtctcacacaagtttttgtctaggACGAATTGTGTTGTTTGGTAGGTTATATACAACATTGTTTGTCACTAACTTTGaatgaatatattttaattttgttcTCTCAATTCATTTAGACCGAGGAAaccattttattatttaattatttttaaaccaaatatttttggatatttttaaaattaaaatcaatttgTCTATATTTTCGCTTTTTTTATTCCCATATCAAATTTAACTCCGGTGAGTTCACACAAATATgcccttatattaattaattaaatttgttatatgctcttacatatttatgtttaatgccttatatatttatatttatttattaattaataaaagttAGCAAATTAACTACAGTGCAAACACACACTGaagaaagaaaatgaaaaaaaaaattaactacagtgctaagtatatatatacgtttatttaataattacaaATTGAAGTTGAGTAAAATTATTAAACTACTAATTATGAGTACTTATGAATCGTGTGTTATGATAATATTTTACATAATAATGTTTTTACCAGAATAAAAGTAAAGAAATAAACAGATTACAGTACTCATAATATTGCATACAACTAAACACACTCTAATACGGATAAAGATACTAGTTACTGTTACCCTCATAGTAGTAATCAAGAATACAGAAGCATACCGCATCTACAAAAACACATGCTAAGGGAAACAAGGAAATCTTATTTAGCCAGTTTTTAACAGAAACTGGACTCTATATGACCATACGAGTTTCTTAAGTCGACTACATTCATTGCCGATGCAGCAGTATTCAAAGGTTGACTTCCCGACCGTATATCCAGCTAAATGTAGCAGATGATGCCTGCTTTGCCATGGCCGCCGCTCTCTCCTCCAGCTTCCGGATTCTAGGTGGCAACCCACAAACATAGTCCTGTGCTTTACGCCCCTCGCTAGAAAGATCGGTCAATTTCTCCACCTCCCATCTAGCTACCAAAAATTCCAAGATATCAGCATAATCCTTTGCTGTGTATACTCCTAGTTTCTGTGCCACGGAAGCGTAGTGCTCAAATAAATTGTCGTCCGCCCCATCATACATCAAATGAGCAGGCATCGAGATCTTTTTCCTCATCATGTCAGCAAGACACAATACCGTGCCATTAGGATCAATCTCAAAGAGCTTTTCAATGATTTTGGTGTAGGCAGTTTCATGGCGTTTCTCATCTGCAGCAATGGTGCCACATATCTGAGCAAGTTTCACATCTCCGTGTTCTTTGGCAAGCCTTGCTGTGTTCCCATGAGAAATAAAAGTAGCCCTTTCTTGAAATGAAGTGTAGATGAATCCAAGATATGGGTTGTTCTCTGTTTGAGGATCCTGTTACATAGTTCGACAATCTGATACTTCAAATTTCATAAAAGAATAACACACCAAAGACAACCTAATATATGAACAACTCCATTGACTCTTTTTAATATGCAAGCGCTATCAATTGATAGTCCTCTTACCATTCCCGAGCCAATCAGGTATTGTATGGTTTTCTCTATTTCTCTCATATCTACACGCCCCGAAAGGTAAAGATACTTGTTCAGAAGGTCACCGTGCCTATTCTCTTCAGCAGTCCATGCCCTTGTCCAAATAGCCCAAGGACTGGGGCTAGCACCAGTCTCATCTTGAACGGCATCTAGCGTGTTGATCATGGTTTGATAAGTTGGAAGTGCCTCCTCTGTAATCATATCTCCAACCAACACAACAAGATAGTCATCCGGAATCTCCTTACATCGTTCTCTCAGTTCTTTAACTTGCTCGTAGAATCCTTCTGAAGCAGGGTCTGGCAGAAAGTCAGTAGGCTGCCAAGACTTCCTGACGTCCTTCAGGAGCACCAGGAGGTTATTTTCAGCCCAAGAGTGCAGAGAATTAAAAATCTCACGCTTTTCGGGTGGCATGGAATGAGTCACCTGAAGATGTACTTCTCGTGGTGGAGTGAAAGGCTTCTTGGCATTTCCAACGTTTCTACATTCAATCAATCAGAGATTGTAAGATACGGAAGTGAAAAAGTTGATTGATAAAAACATGaaaaattagaaataaa
This is a stretch of genomic DNA from Primulina eburnea isolate SZY01 chromosome 11, ASM2296580v1, whole genome shotgun sequence. It encodes these proteins:
- the LOC140804424 gene encoding stearoyl-[acyl-carrier-protein] 9-desaturase, chloroplastic-like, which translates into the protein MAITLSFMPQHKMPTFGGPQLRSHKIVMASTVHSPSANVGNAKKPFTPPREVHLQVTHSMPPEKREIFNSLHSWAENNLLVLLKDVRKSWQPTDFLPDPASEGFYEQVKELRERCKEIPDDYLVVLVGDMITEEALPTYQTMINTLDAVQDETGASPSPWAIWTRAWTAEENRHGDLLNKYLYLSGRVDMREIEKTIQYLIGSGMDPQTENNPYLGFIYTSFQERATFISHGNTARLAKEHGDVKLAQICGTIAADEKRHETAYTKIIEKLFEIDPNGTVLCLADMMRKKISMPAHLMYDGADDNLFEHYASVAQKLGVYTAKDYADILEFLVARWEVEKLTDLSSEGRKAQDYVCGLPPRIRKLEERAAAMAKQASSATFSWIYGREVNL